DNA sequence from the Candidatus Aegiribacteria sp. genome:
CGTCGTTTCTGCCTGGAAACTTCGCTATTGACAGGTTCTGTTTTCGATCCAGAATGGAAGCCTTTGGTCGCGCTCCCCCCAGAGAAGATCCTGGTGCAAGGAGCAGGCTGAGATCTTCAGCGCTTTCATCATTGTTTACTACATGATCTGCCGCAGCCAGTAGACTTGGTAGAGCAAGCAAAGGAGGAATACGACCCTGAGAGTTCTCTTTCAGTAATGGTCCTTGCTCATGAAGGGCAAAGCGCAGGGCACCCATCCGCGACAAATCGTCGACGGCAAGCAGGTAGTCAATCTCAGAAAGAGAATGTTTCCCGGAGCCGGATTCTCTTGCATTCTGCCGTGCATTCCTCCGTATCAACAGTCTTCCCCAGCTGTCCGGTGCCGAATCCCCTATAGAACCAAATAGCTTTCTGTCAGCACCTGTATGGAATTGCCCCGGTCCAAGCGTTAATGCAGGTTCTAATGCGAACCTCTGAGGATGCCCCAGCCAGGCTCGGTCGTATTCAAAAGTTGCGCTCTCTCGTCCCCTTCTGGAATGAGACCAGAGACGACCAACCAGTTTCATGGAACCATCAAGATCTATGTATACAATGACAGGCTGACTCATCTCAGGCATAATCATTCTTCCTGGATCGAGGGTGACGAATTCGCTGGGGAAGGTGTTCTTCCTCAAGAGTCAAACCCAACTCATCGTGACGCACATCTGCAAGTTCAGCAAGTCTGTGAATTAAACCAAGAACGAAGAGGACTGAGGCGTAGGATCCCAGAGAAACCCCGGAACTGCCTTTCTCAATCCTCGTAAGCGTAGTTCGGCTGATAGATGCTCGCTCGGACAGCAAAGACATAGTTATCCGTCTGCGTTTCCGGGCATCTTTTATATCTCGCCCAAGCTTGCGCAACGCACGCTTCACAGGTATCGGCATGCTGCTTAAAATTTTCTTAGGATCCTGTGGGTTCATTGTATCTTTCTCGTATCCATTAGAGTATACTATATTGTACCATAATATTAATAATGTACAATATGATGTACGTTATGGCAAGTCCTGAGTTTGTATGGGGTCGGACGCCACTTGCGGCAC
Encoded proteins:
- a CDS encoding helix-turn-helix domain-containing protein → MNPQDPKKILSSMPIPVKRALRKLGRDIKDARKRRRITMSLLSERASISRTTLTRIEKGSSGVSLGSYASVLFVLGLIHRLAELADVRHDELGLTLEEEHLPQRIRHPRSRKNDYA